GATTCATTGCTCAATTTTGCTGTCCAATACAAGGACCGTGTTGACAGAAAACAGATTATGCCCAGTGTTTCTTGGAAAAAAATAGGAGCTAAACCGAAGACAGTTGCAGCTTAATCATTTATGGGATCTGGTATTTGATATTTGCAATATAGAAGACaaaagaggaaagaatcacaatggttagtttcATTGGAACCCAGTTGCTCAAATTTAGAGGGTGCTAATGCAGTGTCGAATCTAGGATAGCTACATCAGCATTgtaaaattatgaactgaaaatttctaGTATCTTCATCTATGGTCTACCAAAATTTTCACCAAGTCTGCTGATAAGATTGTCGAGGGTATTATATAATTAGTctgtttctcttcttctccttgtatccatttttctctctttcttcatcttccatcttGTTTCATTTATCGGATAGTGAAAATGTTGAGAGAAAGCATTTCGTAGATTTAGATATGTATTCGATGTTGCAAGATTTTGGTACAAAAAATAtgattcatttatttattttattccaCCCATTAATTTCTGAAATTGCAAAGGGATTCCGTTTCTTATCCCCATTTTTCCTAGTTCACCATCAGTAGCAGAAGCTCGAAAAACACCTAAGATAGTAACAGATATTGGAAAGAAAGAGTGGTCGGAGAAGGAAAGGCTTTTCTGACCTTTGCTTGTAAAAGCCAGCTTGCAACTATTATCACAATAAAGAGGGGTTGGAAATGGCAAAACTTGGTGGAAAAGGCTTGTAAATACAACCTTAAGTTAACAAATGTGTCATGCTCACCAGCATTTGCAAACTAACTACAATATATTTGCGTCATCGAGATACTTTCTGTAGCAATACATTAATCACAAAAGCACCTAttggcaaaaaaataaataaaaatgcatTGCACCATATTCAATTTCTGGTGAAGCAACACAATTTCACCCATACAAGAAATACTATCTTCCCGTCAGCTGATGTTTCTTGATTTTACACTCCACCATGTATTTGATTAAGAGAGGGATAGTTTGGGAAAAGAACTGACACGTCCTCACATGCCAATGAGTTTCCTGTGCAGATGCTCTCCAATTGAATTCTCATCATGATCGTGATCATGAAATAAGAGTGTCAGAATTCCAACTAAACAGAGTACAGACCCTACAAGAAGCTTGTCGTTACGCTCTACCCAGTGAAACTTTAGCTGGCTAGCGCCATAGAATGACAAAGCTACCAGTGAGGTCATCACGGTTATAGTGCTGCACATTCACATGATACAATTAAAGAACACAATCATATAAACACTTACAGTTGGGGTTACAGCATGACTACTCCATGGTGCAGGTTTTAAAGTAGAGATGATCTTACTCCCTGGGCCCCAATTTAGAATATAGTGATCTATAAACATCCTCACCGAAGATCAGTGTATGTCATAGCTCTTAACACCATCAAAATTTCATTATAAATCAACAGCCATAAAAAGATGGCTTCATTGATGCTGAGGGGGTTAtaacttataactgttgcaaaaagcTGATATTTGGACAATCACCAGGCAAGGAGAACATCACCGAAAAGCTCTCGGATTATCTCCAGATGTTCCCAGACAAACGAGTGGTATGCTAAAGTAATGAGCAATAACCTCTTCAGATGAATATATAGAAGAGGGAAACAGACAACATTCAATATGTAGGCATGTGAGTCCTATCCAACTTACcaaaaaacacttttgagcagTTAGTTCTGCAATCAGAACTTTAATTACCAAACTATTATGTAAATAATGAAATATTGAAAATCCTAAATTTGGGCTTACTGATCTCTAAACCTAGAGGCATGGTACTCCTTCATAACAGCCAGTGTCTCCGCAAAGGTTTTATAGTCAGGTGGTCTCAACCAGCGAATTCTACAAGTTCTAGTAGTGGATGAAATAATTTCATTCCTTAGAGCATGTAAACCTAAGTTAGAAATCTGAGATAATTGAGTAGAATTACCTAAATAGCAGCACGATGATGGCGAGTACCATCATGGAGGATGAGTTTCCAACTGCGAGAAATACTGGAAGTGTGGTTGCACAGGGTGACAATGCAGGAACAAGGACAAGACCAGCTACAGCCATTTTCTCCATGGGAGGATTGTGTGAGTGACAGTGTCCACCCTTTCCACGTAAATACAGCAAAATATAACTACTCCCAAGAATAACAAGCAAAAGAGAAGCAAGTTTATGCACTGTGTCTTCACTCGCAATGGTATTCGCCATAGTTATCGCTGTTATACCAAGAAGTGAAGTTGAAAGAACATGCAAAACTGCTCCAAATGCAGCTgcaaaaagaaagaataaaagaCAAAGATCAGTATTTCTAAGCAAATAGTAATATTTTTTTAGCAATCTGAACATGAAATCATTGTCTAAAATATTAAGTTCCAACTTGCAACATCCATGAACAATAACAAATTGAGAAATTTGACAGTCACCAATTCTGAATGCCAAGCCGCAGAAGTTTTTGAAAAAGGTATCCAAAGTGTAAGAAGTAGCCTCAAAACTCGAGAGCAAGAAGAAAAAACTAGGAGTGGAATATGGAGTGACCCTTTTAGACCAAGAAGAATTCCTGCACCCTTTTTTCCATCTACAGACTAGATATCTTGTAGTTTTGACTtgcaaataaaatttaaaaatagtcaTAACCCTTGGGTTCCTTTATATGAAAATCATAGACACCACAAACATCGTTGAGTACAAAAAGCGGCTCTTGTTTTTATCATATTCCCATAGGAAAAATGATGCATTTGCTATCTAGCGAATTTGTCCATCGAGATAATCATGGTTGTTAGTTTAACATGCTAAAAGGATATTGCTAAACAAGATGTGACAAACAAGATAGACACAATGCAAGTTAACTTTTAAGAGCATGTTCCAACTTCTCAAATCTTTATCTTTGTGTAAATCTTTATCTTTGTGTAATAAATAGAACCCTAGTTTTCTAAAAGGATCTGCAGAAAACCAGCAAACATAAATGGCATAGAGAGTTAAGAATCCGAAGATGGTGGTGTGGTATGTCTAAGCTAATGATAGGGAAGACAGATCATGGTGCGGCATAGCCATGTTTTCATCTTATATGCTCACGTTAGGATGAAAATAAGCTTCTCAGTACTCATCCATCAACTTTCAATTATGTTAATGTTACTTCTGAATATGCATTGAATTCGAAAGAACCAACCCTAAGAGGTATGAGAAAAGTTGCTAGAAAAAACTCAATTCATTTGCTAGCTTATGCCAGCACTGTATAAGATGACTGCATGAAGAAAAATCTGAAAGAATTAACCATCCGAGCTTAAACGACACTTCTACCATCAACTACACTGTCTAATGGTGCATAATAATTACACAAACATCAGAAAAAGAAACGGTGGCAACTAGCAATATGGCAATACCAAAGGAGTTAATACCGATTTGGGTAACCTAGAAAACTACAATGCATTCAAATCCAAACAACTGTAGCATCTTAAACAATGCAGTACTTTTGCTTCTAATTCTCTATAAATTCCTGTCAAAAATACCAACAAACACGGAACGCAGCAGTAGAGTTACAATTTCTTTAATATTCGCTTCTCAAGATTTAGGACTTAATAACATACACGGTGAATGAAAACTTACTAACGATAAGAGTCCTGGAAAGAGTCCATTTCTGAGCACGACCAACAATGGAGAAAGGCAACCAATGAGTCGGTATGAAGGAGTGAAGAAGAGAAACAGTTGCTACACCACCGATCGTTGATACATCTTTTGCACTGAAACTCTCCATTTCATTTAAATTTAACCCCCTCATGCTTGCTTATTCAGATCTAAGAAACTTTAATTTATCGAAAGGAAATTGGATTTTGTTTCAGGAGTAGACAAAAATTGTACAATCTGTGAAGAAGGTCTGTAAATTTTACCCAATGAGATCGAAAGAGAGGACCAAGAGACAATTCAGCTATAATTGAGGGTTCACTGGTACCCAGTTAGCTGAGACGTGAGAGAGGGACATAATTCCTATCAAGGGTTTTCGGTAGTgtgtaaaataaaaaatcaactcTCCACCGTCACCAACGCCATAATACAGAAAAATTATGACGATGGTTGCTATAAGCGGAACAAATTTTGCTAACCAGGGGATTGGATTGGTCATGTACTATTGACCTAAGTCAAAGTGATAGGAAATCAAGGTCCTTCGAACCATCATTTGTATTCAACCTTTCTTTCGCCTTCGAACAAGCTTGAAGGCGAAAGGTTTGCCGCGAGATACTGCCCATATTGTTAATGTTTTCGGTTTCACTTCACCTACAATTTCACCGTTCAGTTTATTTTTGTGGTTGTGCACTAGTAGACCTAGGAATTTTGATACCTCCCGACTAATTACATTAAAGCAATGAGACGATTCTTCAGCCTCACGGTTAAACAAGTTCTCTGTTTCTGGGATGAACTTTCCAAAAAATTCCTCCCAAAAAGTTATCTTCGACGCGACTTCATCCCCATTGATATTATCGTCTGTTTGAAAAAtaaaggctctacaaatagctaaatcatCTTCTAGAGTGAATCTAGGACCACGAACTCTGGAAGACACTATTGGAGGCATTCTTAAATACGATTTTCGAGTAACTAAGGTATATAGGTGCAGATTGTGTGAACTTGGAGTTGAAATGAAGAGTATTTATAGGGTTTAAAATTCCTAgcagccgttggatgatgagaatTTCTAGCCGTTCAGATGTAGTCGTTAGCGATTGATGTTCAGTCGCTGGAGGATTAACATTACCCGCATGCGGGTAAACTCAATCCGCTCGGTCTTCCTTCACCCGCTGGCGAGTTTACTTCGTACGTGCTGTTTTAAATGAAACGCGTGGCTCATATTGGTCTGCACTCAACAAACAAACCAAAGTTGGTTTGAAAActtgtttttcatgtttgttgagttcatAGTGGGAGCAACTCCTATGGAatgaagtttgttcattccattgGAATTGCCCTTGTAACATCCTgaatttttagcatggcgcatgcccAAAGATGagccatggcatgagatgaagcttcatctcaagctctGTTACGTTTTAAGAGGAACATTATCCTAGAGCCAATATAGCGCCAAGTAAGGTGCATTGCGAAGATATATTGGCCAATGTATAATATCACACCAATAGGGTGCAAGTTGTAAGCTACATTGGCCAAGATCCAATATTGAACCAAAGATGCTTCAGGCCAGTTGGGTGGCGGGCCTAGAAGAAAGTAGTGCCACAATAGCGCATTACGCATGTCATTGACCTATGAACAATATCGCAACAGGCCATAGAACGATGGCCTTGGCattgtacaaccatcacggctggacattggagtgacCTATGGGACAAATCCGgaaatacagccatcacggcccttcactgGACCTGCCTTAGGAAATGTTCAGCCATCATGGCCTGGCATTAGAATTGGCATGTGGgacagaactgaatgtacaaccatcttggTTGGTTAATCAGAAATATAtagcaacgaccatgaatagtaaaagtgggacttggtgaatgatttttcctcccctaatctaagttgtaaaaatatCGTAAAACATATATAGGTAGGGGTGGTTGGTTGCGGGTGAATATacagaccatgcaccaagtaatctTCAAGCTtggccgaaagagtataaatgatgcttaggcctcatttatagttgtgtagcctttcCAATGGAGTATaagatgcttaggcatcactatgccatgtcacgGAGTaaatatgcatcacttggatgtattttgacgaaacgacctatacggactaggccattatcaCTATTGCTAGGCCACGGCCTTGAAATCGAGTTAACTTTAGTTGCTTGTCCCTTCACGAATGAACTACAGTCAGTGCTTGATCCCCTTAGAGTATGGAAGGGTatgtaggcatccgcaatgagttgcagcactttggcccctcatatcatctaagatcggtagttcgatgcaagagatgattgtgtccaaacttgataaggcttagttgcatgccagaaaATGATTCTCATACGACACGTAGTTGGCATATGCTCCAATTGCAGAATTGGGCATGGCCAAGAAAGTAAGCTAAGCCGGTAAGTGCAGTAGGGAAATGACAATAGGATTGGAGCGGTGATGTAGGACATCTCTGGTTCTCTGCCTTAGTCTACAAGTTATCTTATTTCCTTTTTTAGTATTTCTCTTTATTTagaactcttgttatttcagttaTCTAGTAGCCTATATAATCAGGCATACGATTGTCTTAGGGttttcatcttattttatcaatcaATATTATTATCGTTTAAACACGATTTCTTTTATCtcttttatctttctttttttatctcgTGATTAATATCGTCAATTCTCATCCTTTTCGTCTCTTCACATCCCTAGCAATCTTTGTATTGCGTTTTTCTCTTATCGTTCTACATTAGTTGGTACCACAGCCAAAGTTTCTAGATCCTTATATAGAAACCGATCCATAATCGCTTCCACAAACTCAAAACCCTATcccatatacataaaaaaaaaaaaaaaaaattcttattctcatttctgaTCATGGAAGAAGTACCTGTGAAAGATCTTCTGCAATATAAACTAGAATTATCAACAAGAATTCAAAGATACACCGAGAAAATAATAAGGCTTCGTTCTAAGTTTTATTTTGGCGAAGAAGATAGAAGGGAAATAAAAAAACTTCGTCTtgccaaagaagagaaaaagcaaaTATTGGAGGAGCTTGAAGAATATATAGGGAAGAAGTTTCAAGAATTTTTGAAAAGGAAGAAGTCTGAAGAATTTCTGAGTATTATCGCTAAAGCTAAACGTGTCAGTAAAGAAGTTCAAGAGAATTCATCGTCATCTAAAGGTGCTGAGAAAGTTTTGGCTACGTCTGTTTGTAACGTAAGTCCTAAAGAATAAGAAGAACATCAGGTTAAACAAGTATCGTCATCAACTCAAGAAGTTTTGTTGTCATTTAAAGGTGCCGAGGTTGTTCTAGCTACATCAGTTGATGAAAATACGAAAACTACATCACAGAAGGACGAAGGGAACATTGTTTCTCAAAAAGAGGATGAAAATCAGCTCAAGGTTTCACATGAGTCACAGGAGTTTATTGATTCATCGTTTACTCAAGaggattcttcttcaattgaaaaTAATACTGTCATTTATGTTGGACTGGACTGTATGGAGTCAACTTATGAGAAGGACGAATTAAATCATGTTCAAAAGGAAGGAAATCAGGTCAGCGTGGTCTTGCATGATTCGCATGATTTTTCATAGAATGGTAAATCATCGAATCTCAGTTTAGTAGCTTCTGATATACCTGTTTTGTCTAGGGTTGAAAATAATCAAGTTATTAGTCATGAGAAAGCACGAATGATATCTTATGTAAACCCTAACAAGGTTCATCTTGTTGAGTTAACTTCTGAGAAGTCTTTTGTGGTATATCCAACTAGAGCGGTAATTTATAAACCATTGTTTCATACTTCTATCTATAAGTTTGATTACATATCTCAAGAAGACATACCACTGAAAAATTATTCCGGAACGATTCGTGGTCGTATGTTCTCAAAAGCCGGGAGAGTATCGTTGGCACAAGGTTTAGCAAAAGATTTTGTAAGAAGCAACATGCCTTTCAATCAAGACGTTCGTATTTGCATGAATGATACTCGACTGCGACCAGCAAGAAGTATAGGTTGGACAGCTGCACCTCTCTCCCTTTCGGTTTCAAATAGAATTCATTCATCTCTGTTTGAGCCTGCACTTTTAACACAAAGTGATGAATACGATGCTAACACTAAGTTAGATTTTGTGGACTGTAACTGTGAGAATTATGCTCTTCTTTTAGGAAATCTTCCTGAAATTATTGTGCATATACACGATGTTGTTGCTTACTATAATGAAGAATTTTACAAGGAAAAGTCTTGCAATTACACAAATGTACTGGTAGAAGCCAACAAAGTTGGTTGTCGAAAATTGGTGATGGACATGCATTCAGTACTATATTCGGAACCATTTCTTTCATATGCAAGTTTTGAGAAGAACAACATACATAATTATGTTGACAGGAGCCCGCTAACTCACTTATTACACTACAAGTACTGCCACTACAAACAGCTGCTCAGAGTTCTGGAATTTCTCTTTATATAAAAGATCCATATATGGATTTTTCAGCGCTAAAATGTGCAGATAGTAACACAACTTTTGAGCAGAAGGCATATGAACCTGATATTTGGAAGTCTGTTTTATGTGGCTCTGTGAATCAAGAGTTtccaaaccttaattctgatatgAAAGGAAAAGTTGAAGTCCTTTCTCGGTGAAATTTTTGTTGCTCAAGACAGAATGGTGAGAAATGTTATCTTCGTTATTGGAGTTGCTGCAAAGAATGATGGTAACATGGATATTCCTAACCGTATTCTCCGGCAAATATTACTTGAAGGGACTCCAAAGACGAACTGTAAGGAATATCTACAGCTCACACTGGatgaaattttgaaaataaatgCAGCAGCTAAGTCATATTTGGCTCAAGTCGGGGTCCTATACAGTGTTCATACAGATTGTACTCTTCTGCATTATAAGTACGTAAACAATTATCACGAGAGAGGGAAAGTAATTTCAATGATAACCAAGAAACTAGTTCGGCTTTTCGCAGAGAGAGTCACCAAACATTTTAAACCCATTGAGAGGTTGTTTGGAAACAAGTTTTGATGCATACAGAGGTTTCTAATCAATATGTTGGTAATTTTACGGACCTCTTGAACTTTTCTATCCAATCCGTTAAACAAGTTAGCCCGCTATGCTCTTGAGGGATTAACATTAATTCTATAAGAAGTAATGACGTTGTAATGGATTTATACTCAAAAAGAATTTATGCAGTCAGATATATGGGTACTTCACATTCTTCTCAATATCAACCAGAATGCCATGCAAAACTCAGGGGAATTACCATCTTACCACATCAAAAGTTTGGAAACGTTTCCATGGATGGTGCTCAGCTTCGTATCAAGACTGTCTATTCACAACTTCATAATAAGAATGGTGCCAGGATCGTTATAGGAATATTGGTATTCGGTCTTGACACAAACATAAAACTCAAGTGTGATAAGGTTACTAGGAAATGTGTTCTAGCAGACGATGATGTTGTAAAGAAGAGATTTCCAAGCTTTGTTGGAAGCTATGTAATGCAGATCTGCATGTCGACAACTGTTGTTGTGGATATTTAAGAATGGAGTTTTAGAGATGCTTATGCCGATCACCTGCAGAAAGAATAAGGGATGGATGGAAGAGAATTTGCATTGCAAAGTTCATGTTACTCTCACGATATTTCCCAGTTTCGCAAAATTGAGCAGTACCCTTGGGTACATTATTCTTTAATGAATGGGTTATTGAGTTCTCACGCTACTAGATCGTATAGTTGTCACTTTGAGAGTGCTGATTCACCTAACACCGTGGATAATAATAAACAACAGAATTTGTTCTCCATCATGGGACCTGCTAGTGAACTTCACGTGGAATACGAGAAAATATTtatagagtttgtgaactcatgtagTGGGTATACAATTTTTCACCTAGATGGAATACGAGAAGATGCTAAGGACGAATTAATTAAACGTGCTTCCAAAGGTGTCACTTCGAATTTTGGAGAAACATTTTTCTGTGCTCATGTGATTGACTCCATCACTATTATTATTGATATGACATTTTTGTTTGATCGCGCAAAGTCTAAACAAATATCTCATAATGATTCGAGAAGCATTTATGCCTTCCTACTTCGATTTATGATCTCAAGAGTTGTGACATTCTTGTTTGATCGTGGTAAGCTGTTGAACGTTGAATACTCGCTTTTCATGGaagaaaagaattcatgatttctATGATGACAACTCGAGGTCGAGTTTTTCTCAAGAAGGGTggactgatgtaggacatctctGGTTCTCTGCCTTAGTCTACAAGTTATCTTATTTCCTTTTTTAGTATTTCTCTTTATTTAGAACTCTTGTTATTTTAGTTATCTAGTAGCCTATATAATCAGGCATACGATTGTCTTAGGGTTATCATCTTATTTTTATCAATCAATATTATTATCGCTTAAACAcgattctttttttctctttcatcATTTTCTTTGATCTCGTTATTAATATCGTCAATTCTCATCCTTTTCGTCTCTTCACATCCCTAGCAATCTCCGTATTGCGTTCTTCTCTTATCGTTCTACATTAATCGGCTTATTCCTTATGCATGGACAATACTtggaagccagtgatgcatgtaaGGTGCATCGACCatagtcttcaagtctttaaacccttcgcagaacaagagTAAGTTGGAAAGGTATGGAAGCTAAGTTTGCTGCATCATGCTCCTCGAACATGTTTGCAACagtaaatgaacgtgcatttgtctAGCGTTAAGGCTCGGTAAGAAGTATTATAAAATGACTCACTgggggagttatggcctgcgcgcccaggcgcgccaggcgtaattttcctgtccgtcacagttggtatcagagcaagttccgaggtaactctagggactgtgcggaatGGATTCATTAGTGAGTATTCTCCTTCAAtagaaacttaaagttggagagtaggccaaattTTGCATGGAAACGGTTTGTAACTGGTATGCCAGTTACTTAGCGAATCGAGTTGAGTTGTTCTAAGTACTGTGaattttcctggcctaagtggcaccccacttacgagtggatattcgGAAGACCGTTCGGAACGGTAGGCAGACAATAATACTAATCATCCCCACACCCTGGAAACTGTCCAACGGTGTGCATTGTCgggccggctagcatcccacttacgagcgGAAACCTGGACGACCgccagggacggtgggcaactggatcaTGTTGCACACAGTACTACAAATTGTTAGCACCAACTTTGTGAACTTTAGGAACTCTCGAGTGTGTAGTACGGAatgcacatttaggataccttgttAAGATATCCTTTTGGCACCTGGCCAGTTGTGATTCTCCGTAATGTTGTGGACTCAttttggattcctgagtatgCGGTATGGGATGTTTGCTTAGAAGATCCTAATTGATGCTCCATGACAAACTGAAGAAAActtgtgatttctgagcatctggtatgagccttttgctcaggaatccaaaccgaagggtttgtccacaatagttttgttttgaatttctgggacgaaattctttaaagaggTGAATGATATAACACCCCGAATTTTAAGCATGCTGCATGCTCAAAGATGtgccatggcatgagatgaagcttcatctcaagctccATTGCGTGTTAAGAGGaacattggcctagagccaatattgcGCAAAGTAAGATGCATTGCGAAGATATATTGACAAATGTCCAATAACACACCAAGAGGGTGCAAGTTCTAAGATGTATTGGCAAAGATCCAATGTTGTACCAAAGGTGCTTCATGCCAGTTGGGTGGCGGGCCTAGAACAAGGTAGCGCCATAATGGTGCATTAAGCAGGTCATTGGCTTATGGTCAATGTCGCAACAGGCCAGAGCAGGCTGGCCTTGGTAATGTACAACCACCACGGCTGGATATTGGAGTGTcctatgggccaaagacggaaATATATCTTTCACGACCCTTCACTAGACCTGGCTTAGGAAATGTTCAGCCATCATGGTCGGACATTGGAATTGGCCTGtgggccagaactgaatgtacaaccatcttggTCGATTATTCAAAAATATATGGCAACGGCCATGAAAAGTAAAAGTGGGACTTGGTGAAtaatttttcctcccctaatataagttgtaaaaatgtctttaaaatatatatatggaagggtagttggttgaaggtataTATgcagaccatgcaccaagtaagcttcacaaCTTATccaaaagagtataaatgatgcttaggccttaTTTATAGTGGTGTAGCTTTTCCAATCGGACATAGTGATGCCTAATGTCGCGGACAaaatatgcatcacttggatgtattttcatGGAACGACCTATAATGACTAAGCCACTACCATTGCTGATAGGCCACGGCCTTGGAATCGAGTTGGGTATAATTGCTTTTACCTTC
This portion of the Papaver somniferum cultivar HN1 chromosome 11, ASM357369v1, whole genome shotgun sequence genome encodes:
- the LOC113323887 gene encoding uncharacterized protein LOC113323887 → MRGLNLNEMESFSAKDVSTIGGVATVSLLHSFIPTHWLPFSIVGRAQKWTLSRTLIVTAFGAVLHVLSTSLLGITAITMANTIASEDTVHKLASLLLVILGSSYILLYLRGKGGHCHSHNPPMEKMAVAGLVLVPALSPCATTLPVFLAVGNSSSMMVLAIIVLLFSTITVMTSLVALSFYGASQLKFHWVERNDKLLVGSVLCLVGILTLLFHDHDHDENSIGEHLHRKLIGM